A window of Gossypium hirsutum isolate 1008001.06 chromosome D13, Gossypium_hirsutum_v2.1, whole genome shotgun sequence genomic DNA:
ttttacattaattttacctattatttaattaacaaatttataatGACTTAGAGTTTATCTAatagaggttttttttttataatcggtcttatgataaaattttataaggTGGGAACAAGTCCCACAGTGACAACATTATCCTTCAATTTTTGGTGGTGGCATGCCTTTAGTCAAAGGATCAGCTAACATCTGCTCAATGCTAATGTGCTCAATgaccaatttcttttctttaacatGTTCCCTCATGCCTAGGTACTTAAAGTCGATATGTTTACTTCGACTTCCACTTCTTCCGTTCTTAGCCATAAAGACAGCAGTTGAATTGTCacaatatatgaaataatcaaaACCCATAATGACTCAGCCCAAAAATCTCGAGCttcaaacccaaattaaattaaatcaaaaccataatttattATGTACAATTGcacaaaattaacataatttaagtgTGTCATACTgcacattaaattaaagtttacgtttgacattatagatcataTTCACGTGTAAAATTTTGAGATGATCTATTCCCTTAGTTAAAGTAATATGTCAAATAGAATACTTGAACAATCCTCCATGTTGGCAAAGTTTATGTACAGTAGTAGAAGCGAACTAAATAATTAGAATAAATCTAAAGTATGGCTTACATATAATTTATTCACAATGTGACTTAAACTTTGTCCTTCAAGATTTTACGGTCTCAATTTatgtcttaaaattttaatatcattttaggtttgttaaaaaattaaaagtttagaaAGTTAGAATTGTTGCTTGAGGCGTGAATATCTTTATTCTTTAGGATATTTGCGGATTTACCATCTCTCAGGATTTCGTTTGTATCATGCacaatgaaaaaattgaaaaaaaaaatcacatttgaaTGGAATTGAGCTGTTAGGCTCAAGCCTCATGTGCGCATATATATTCTCTTATTTTGAGTCTTACAAGTTTATAGTAAACCAAATCTATATAAACATCATTTCATTAGGTCAatctaaaatatgtttaatatgtgTAATTctttaaaatagatgaaaactTCAAATATGGTTTAGGTCATTTTTAGATTTGTCTTATTTTAGGTTCAAATCATTCGAATTTGAGGCTAAGTTTTTCATGTCTAATCATTATTGATCCGaatcattttagattttgatcATTTTAAGTTCCAATTATTTTGTGATCAAATCATTTCAAGTTTAGATAAATTTGGGTCGATTCGAATTTGACTTAATTACGTagttaactttttttataataaattgagCTGAATGAAAGTTAGATTGGAATTTATTTAGTGTGCCTTTGTGTTTAATTCGAAATTTAAACATCTCCCTTCGAAATAAAcatgttaagaaaattttattttaaagacaaTAATACAACATAGATGATTTGGGAGataaacatgttaattttttaatcccAACCAAAATTGTACATAATTCTTTTATGTCATATTAAATACATGTAACGTCTTATAAAAATTGTCAATAAATTATGCCTAGCGACAACGTTATTCAACTCTAATTTCATTGTTAATacctatttctatttttcttctactGTCTTCAACTTTAAATATAAAGGGATTGAAATTTTAAGAATTGAGATTTCTTTTCTCTGTATTAGTGGACGTCTGATTTTTtgtttgattgtttttttttactGGAATTGACACATATCTTTTcagatttatcaatatttttaaaatttatttaagttatgtatataaatatattacaaatataaGATAAATGAAACtaaatacatttcaaatataaaatattcattaataaattgaacaaataaaaatttatcattcaaataaatctaaaattattaATAACAATCCatcatttaatatgaaattttatggatttagCTCATTTACTTAATAAAAGAAGCTAAAAGGTGAACgaatatattttttctttgatAATCAGGTGAACggttttttcttaattatatttgaatgtgaaagtatattccattttttaaaaaactttacaTTCCGATGTAACATTTTAATTAGTCACGTTTCAATTAAGTTTTTAGCataatagtaaataattaaaagtttaatatttttaatattattcatgcaCAGGACGGTGCATTATGTTCTGGCAAGTGTGACAGGAATTGATCGGAATGAGTTGGTGCAATTGGTACGGACCGAAATTTTAACCAGTGTAGAAAAAGCGTGTTGGGTGTTTCGCAATGTTATTGAAACCAAACTAAACAGACCAAGAACCGATGAACCCGAGGACTAGAGCAAACTGCAGTTAAACTACAAATCATCAGCCGGTTAAGccgtattttaatattttctaaacTGGAAAAACGAAAATTTCACTTCAAATCGCTTGAGCTTTTGTCACACTTCTTCTCTGCACTCAATGAAATAAAACACAACATAAAAATATAAGCACCATTTCTTTTATTACTTTTTCTactaaaataagtttttttttctcgtAAAAAACCTAAGATGGGGAGAGGGTTTTAAAATTCAAAGCCTTCAAAAATAGATGAGTTTGAggttgttaatattattttatattgttgaatagtaaattaattttatcgGTGGTTGAACCAATTAGATCGAGAATTAATGATTTGATTGATTTGAGTTTGGGCTGCTCATTATCTTGACTGCATTTatcatttaattctttttttaattagcCAAACTCATGTTCACAATGGTATAACAGTAATTAATGACTTGATGGACAGAACatcaatatataaatacacaaacaAATATAATGGGAATTGGAGAACTCCCAtttatacaaacaaatataagtGGGCAAATTCAATACTCATAATAAATAGACAAAgatgactaaaaacattattaaacCAGATCCAGTATGCAGCATACAAGAAAAGGGGGTATTTCAAGGAATAGAACGAGAAGGTGGTGGAGAAAAGGAAGGAATAGAGGGAACTGCAGTTGGGATGGAGGGAATGCTTGGCAGAGGCGGCAGTCCTCTTGGCAATGTGGTAGGAAGTGGAGGAAGCGCCCCAGGGTTTGGGAGATTAGGGAAAGATGGCAATGGCGGAAAAGAGAAAGGAATAGGGGGAATTGCAGTTGGGATTGTGGGGACTGAGGGAATGCTTGGCAGAGGGGCAGTCCTGTTGGGAATGTGGTAGGAAGTGGAGGAAGCGCCCCAGGCCATGAGAATGATGGTCGGGATGGCGTTGGGAGATTAGGGAAAGATGGTAAACTTTGCGTTCGAGGCTGCTGCAGAAGGTGACGAGCTGCTACCCCAACATCAATGCCTGCAAATGACAAAGCAATCAAGAATGCTAAAGCAAAGCAATTGAAAGAGGCCATTTTTGTTCAAAGATTTCGAAACAAATGAAGCAGATGAAACGAAGTTCTTTATCTGAATAGTTGTGAGTGAGGAAAACAAAGCATGGTATTGAGGTTTATATAGGCATTGGAGTAGTGAATAGAAATCCCCTGCCCTTAAACAATGCCCCGTGCATGCCCCCAAACCAAATTAGCGccatatgttttttattttttccattttaattgtagttcattttttaataaaaaatttataatgatttgaattaatttttaacttattatcaacgtttttatttttgttttatttttattttacattaattttacctattatttaattaacaaatttataatGACTTAGAGTTTATCTAatagaggttttttttttataatcggtcttatgataaaattttataaggTGGGAACAAGTCCCACAGTGACAACATTATCCTTCAATTTTTGGTGGTGGCATGCCTTTAGTCAAAGGATCAGCTAACATCTGCTCAATGCTAATGTGCTCAATgaccaatttcttttctttaacatGTTCCCTCATGCCTAGGTACTTAAAGTCGATATGTTTACTTCGACTTCCACTTCTTCCGTTCTTAGCCATAAAGACAGCAATTGAGTTGTCacaatatatgaaataatcaaaACCCATAATGACTCAGCCCAAAAATCTCGATCttcaaacccaaattaaattaaatcaaaaccataatttattATGTACAATTGcacaaaattaacataatttaagtgTGTCATACTgcacattaaattaaagtttacgTTTGACATTATAGATAATATTCACGTgtaaaattttgagatgatttattCCCTTAATTAAAGTAATATGTCAAATAGAATACTTGAACAATCCTCCATGTTGGCAAAGTTTATGTACAGTAGTAGAAGCGAACTAAATAATTAGAATAAATCTAAAGTATGGCTTACATATAATTTATTCACAATGTGACTTAAACTTTGTCCTTCAAGATTTTACGGTCTCAATTTATGTCTTAAAATTTTAAGATCATTTTAggtttgttaaaaaattaaaagtttagaaAGTTAGAATTGTTGCTTGAGGCGTGAATATCTTTATTCTTTAGGATATTTGCGGATTTACCATCTCTTAGGATTTCGTTTGTATCATGCacaatgaaaaaattgaaaaaaaaaatttcacatttGAATGGAATTGAGCTGTTAGGCTCAAGCCTCATGTGCGCATATATATTCTCTTATTTTGAGTCTTACAAGTTTATAGTAAACCAAATCTATATAAACATCATTTCATTAGGTCAatctaaaatatgtttaatatgtgTAATTctttaaaatagatgaaaactTCAAATATGGTTTAGGTCAGTTTTAGATTTGTCTTATTTTAGGTTCAAATCATTCGAATTTGAGGCTAAGTTTTTCATGTCTAATCATTATTGATCAGaatcattttagattttgatcATTTTAAGTTCCAATTATTTTGTGATCAAATCATTTCAAGTTTAGATAAATTTGGGTCGATTCGAATTTGACTTAATTACGtagttaacttttttttataataaattgagCTGAATGAAAGTTAGATTGGAATTTATTTAGTGTGCCTTTGTGTTTAATTCGAAATTTAAACATCTCCCTTCGAAATAAACATGTTaagacaattttattttaaagacaaTAATACAACATAGTTGATTTGGGAGataaacatgttaattttttaatcccAACCAAAATTGTACATAATTCTTTTATGTCATATTAAATACATGTAACGTCTTATAAAAATTGTCAATAAATTATGCCTAGCGACAACGTTATTCAACTCTAATTTCATTGTTAATacctatttctatttttcttctactGTCTTCAACTTTAAATATAAAGGGATTGAAATTTTAAGAATTGAGATTTCTTTTCTCTGTATTAGTGGACGTTTGATTTTTTGTTTGATTGTTTTTTTTACTGGAATTGACACATATCTTTTcagatttatcaatatttttaaaatttatttaagataTGTATATGAATATATTACAAACGTAATGGCCCAATATTGCCCGGCCcgataataaaaaatgataaaataaataaaggtcCAATGTCCAGCTTTTTAAACCCAAAATCAATACGGCCCAATTAGCCTAAACCAAATTAGCTTTAACCCAAACTCTAGCCTAGCCCAAAACCCAACTTAGCCCAAGACTCTCCCCAAACCCCGAAAACCCTAGCAGCAACATGAGCCTCCTTCTAGCGCCGCAACCATAAGCTGGGCTTCTCCACGCACACGCTGCCACGCACAGCTCTGTACGACCACCTCCATACCTCCAGGCTGGCCGAATACCTGCAAAAAAAACGCACGGAAACAACAGCAAACAGAAAAACAACAGCATAGAggtgaatttttaattattttttcattttattttttgtaaatcgGGCTATAAGAAAGCCATTCGAATACTGTAACGGGATTTACGCATTCAATATACAAAGAAATTGAGAATACAAAAGAATCAAAAAAGCAGAGAAAGGTGATTTTCTGGGTTTTTTTATTCCTTTCTATCTTGTTGGttacttgatttttttctttacttttttaattTGTACGTTCATCAATCGTTGTTTAAAAAAGaaataggaaaaagaaagggAGGGAAACGTACCTGGTAGCGCGATCCTGGTTCTCTCCGGCGTCATCGGAGCAGGGGCTGGGATCAATGACTGCTCGAGTACCTTCAATACCCAGAACGGCGCTGAGTTTTTTTTTCCGtttaggtttttgttttaatGTAAAGAtaggtttttagggtttatttaGTTTTAAGCGAAGGAATTAAAACGTCGACGTTTAAAGTCGATGCAATGACTTTGAAACAGCGTCGTTTTAGAGACCAGATCCGAACGGTGACCCGATCCGAGAAGGATCCGTGCATTATGGATCATTTGGTCTATTTGTTCAATAGATCCATCTATGTTTAATGGAATTGCGatttgatttcttttaattttttgtaattcgTACTGCATATTTTGTTCTGTTTTCATTTAGATCCAGATTGAAACGGTATCGTTTACTGCTTTTGACTTTGATTATTCTAAGCTTTTAGGTTTAATTGTCGATTCAGTCCtccaattttgaaataaattttaatttaacatgagtttagccttttaaaaaaaaagaaatgaatagcatttttttaattataattaatcctATTTTCGTACATTATAAAATCTAACATTATTTGTAatatttgattttgatgtttttaaatcTACAATTATTATAACTTAAGATATAATAGATCATTGTTTTAGTTTATATCCTatactttaaatttattatataataatattttgaatctaccatatttatttaattttgtcttttcctTTTGGTTCCATTTTAAGTCccgattttaaatttattaatattttcattataattGTTGTTATTACCCttctaaattgttttattatatttaattttgtcttcaaaaagtgtttttttaaaacaaattaattcttaattttaattcattttctaacattattttggtatttagtatgatattattttcaaatttattattagtacattttttaaaaataatacattatttgtttaaattattatcaatatgttttaattttatcaatattattttaaaaatatatatgatttatatgtaattattctagtatatatgtatatagattacATCATTAACTTTGGATTAACctcttttacataattttttaaaaatgttttattccTTAAACCTTCTTTATTTTATTCGTTTTATAGGTTGCTAAATTATTAATATGGATGTTTGTATGACATGATTAAGATCAAGGTTTATATTTTcctattatttgtttaattgcTTCTAGTTTAAGTTTAAGTtgttatttatcttttatatatCGTTATTCAATCATGTTTCATTTGTAAGAGTTGAATTTtattaaagcatcataattcttAAAAAAGCTTGGTGTTTAATagttctcgagagaattgtgccctaacttactgggcttcaattcttctcgatgaatttatatcatcaagtatccattttatataattttaaaataaaattctttagatttcaaaatgtgggatcctaacttactggatacgacattttgttatctcgattttaaaataaaggtaatatttgatatttaagaatttcgagaaattgaaccctaacttactagattctgatttctcgattgacttaaatagtcaaatatccttcttaaaacatgtttaaaattttttaaaaagggaCGAACTTAACTTCGAAGATTGAACtgttgcactctaactcactgagtgtggcgATTTGTTTCTTTGAAATGGGTCCGTCCACTTAACCAATTCAATTgtttaagctttcatttcatgggatcgtatttaaaaatcttttcaagtttcgacactaagacattaaataaccaattcggtaccaattttgggcgttacaagggtgctaacccttcctcatgcgtaaccgactttCGAACTTAtcttctcaaaattcgcagaccaaaaaaattattttcattgtgatccgatcacacctcaacaaaaattggtggcgactccaattttcattttgtAAAGTCGACTActaataaatttttgttttcaaaaaatggtttcgatagcttggcgactccactggggactataagagagtcaagccgaaAAATCGATTGTTTCCTGTCTTAtcgtcgaaaattaaaaatttgatttgaaaaattacgatcctttTCTTTGCATTTGTTTCTATGATTACGGTTTTAtaccttggcatcatattgcataaagactgtttagtcttaccctttaagtgggagtgagtaGCTATtccttcatgaggttttcacctccgtacaggatagtgaatcactttcgggatacatctgtacctatgtcttcgtgagattttcatctccgtgcagccatagggaaatgtattcccccgaaccaaactcggtctgtatgagcctataatgggtgaagatcgaggaatctgttggttcgggtacctcaactttagaaccaaaccccaTATAGTGGACTTAGAAGCTCAACCTAGTTAGAACTATTCCAATCTCTCGTGATTGCCCAGATAGATGATTGTGTTTCTTATACTTGctttgaattttgtttttgtgTTGTACTGACTTGTTTATGTTTTGTTAATATTGTTGCATGTCACTGCATAGTTCAAAGAGTGTCGATTCAAGTTCAGTTACTAAATTAGAAAATCGTTATGGCAAACGAATTTCTGGATAAAGTGGAGGATAACGCCATTGTCAGTATATGGTCAGAGAATGTGCAATTGGAAAAAGGAGACAATTTATCTAAGGGATACGTGTCAGAGCTTTGGGACTACACTCGTATTAGTGTGACACAAAATAGCCTTCAGGAGTTAAATGGGATTTGGGATCGGTGGAATGATGAAACCAAACAGTTGTTCTACTCTAATTATGGGGACTTGCCGTACTTACTTAAAATCAAGGTGGATGAAAGACTGTTTCGCGCTCTCACTCAATATTGGAATCCTGCATATAGTTGTTTTACTTATGGGAACGTAGATTTGGTGCCCACAGTGGAGGAATATACAGCTTTACTACACTACCCTAGGCTTCAGGTTGATAAAGCATATTCTAGAG
This region includes:
- the LOC121224931 gene encoding putative mediator of RNA polymerase II transcription subunit 17; the encoded protein is MTKNIIKPDPVCSIQEKGVFQGIEREGGGEKEGIEGTAVGMEGMLGRGGSPLGNVVGSGGSAPGFGRLGKDGNGGKEKGIGGIAVGIVGTEGMLGRGAVLLGMW